A genomic segment from uncultured Alistipes sp. encodes:
- the alr gene encoding alanine racemase, translated as MNYKLSQIAAIVGGRFSGEESDVRSVVTDSRSLSCELGCCPMFVAMCGANHDSHDFIPQMYARGVRAFLVERPVEELPGCGYVVVKNAIAALQSLAAYHRAHFRGTVVGITGSNGKTVIKEWIAEELPAGMKCYRSPKSYNSQLGVPLSVLMIEGDEQLALIEAGISKPGEMERLERIIRPDVVVFTSIGDAHQENFLNLEQKCLEKMVLAHRARVIIYHSHYEPLGRLIASRFAERKLFDAAAAPQLPEAVIGNEASRRNAQIVEAFCSAMGFPAPSFSAAPQVAMRLEVKDGINDSVLINDAYNLDLNSLALALDYLHSVALTRRRTLVLSDIAQSGLSDDELYGRVAGMVARAGIDTLVGIGPKLKRYAALFDCDKVFYASTDECIARIGRRVVAGRAVLLKGARDFRFEKLAHALSHKSHTTVLEVDLDAMTHNLNYFRSKLDFRTKLVAMVKAGSYGAGDFEVAQMLQHQRVDYLAVAFADEGVLLRERGITMPIVVLNADADSFDQMIANRLEPEIYSFRSLDDFARAVNHAGEIRYPIHVKLDTGMHRLGFMEGEIGRLCDVLKELPAVKVASVFSHLNCADMPGEDAYTRAQIDRFDRMSTQLVEALPYAVIRHTANSAAIERFPEAQFDMCRLGLGLYGFGWQHNPALRPVSALKTRIVQIKHLEAGDAVGYGRAGRLTRTTVTATVPIGYADGLDRHLGCGRWSMLVAGQPAPIVGRVCMDSCMIDITDIPGVEEGDEAVVFSAAPGNDLETMARVLDTIPYEIMTSISGRVKRIYLKE; from the coding sequence ATGAATTACAAACTTTCGCAGATTGCCGCCATCGTCGGCGGTCGCTTCTCGGGCGAGGAGTCCGATGTGCGGTCGGTCGTCACCGACAGCCGCTCGCTCTCGTGCGAACTGGGCTGCTGCCCGATGTTCGTCGCCATGTGCGGGGCCAATCACGACTCGCACGATTTTATCCCGCAGATGTATGCCCGCGGCGTGCGGGCTTTCCTGGTCGAACGCCCCGTCGAGGAACTGCCCGGGTGCGGCTATGTGGTCGTGAAGAACGCCATCGCGGCGCTGCAGAGCCTGGCGGCCTATCACCGCGCCCATTTCAGGGGTACGGTCGTCGGAATCACCGGTTCGAACGGAAAAACCGTCATCAAGGAGTGGATCGCCGAGGAGCTGCCTGCCGGGATGAAGTGCTACCGCTCGCCCAAGAGCTACAATTCGCAGCTGGGCGTGCCGTTGTCGGTGCTGATGATCGAGGGCGACGAACAACTGGCGCTGATCGAGGCCGGAATCTCGAAACCCGGCGAGATGGAGCGCCTCGAACGTATCATCCGCCCCGACGTGGTGGTCTTCACCTCGATCGGCGACGCCCATCAGGAGAATTTCCTCAATCTCGAACAGAAGTGTCTCGAAAAGATGGTCCTGGCACACCGCGCCCGGGTGATCATTTACCACAGCCACTACGAACCCCTCGGGCGCCTGATCGCCTCGCGCTTCGCCGAACGGAAACTCTTCGATGCGGCCGCGGCTCCGCAGCTTCCCGAGGCGGTGATCGGCAACGAGGCCTCGCGCCGCAACGCCCAGATCGTCGAGGCCTTCTGCTCGGCAATGGGATTCCCAGCCCCGTCGTTCTCCGCGGCTCCGCAGGTCGCCATGCGTCTCGAAGTCAAGGACGGAATCAACGATTCGGTGCTCATCAACGACGCCTACAACCTCGACCTCAATTCGCTGGCGCTGGCGCTGGACTACCTGCACAGCGTGGCCCTGACGCGCCGCCGCACGCTCGTCCTGTCGGACATCGCCCAGAGCGGCCTCTCGGACGACGAACTCTACGGCCGGGTGGCCGGGATGGTTGCCCGGGCCGGAATCGACACCCTCGTGGGGATCGGTCCCAAACTGAAACGCTATGCCGCGCTCTTCGACTGCGACAAGGTTTTCTACGCCTCGACCGACGAGTGCATCGCCCGGATCGGGCGCCGCGTCGTGGCCGGGCGTGCCGTGCTGCTGAAGGGCGCCCGCGATTTCCGCTTCGAGAAGCTGGCCCACGCCCTTTCGCACAAGAGCCATACCACCGTGCTGGAGGTCGATCTCGACGCCATGACGCACAATCTCAACTATTTCCGGTCGAAACTCGATTTCCGTACGAAACTTGTGGCCATGGTCAAGGCCGGCTCCTACGGCGCCGGGGATTTCGAGGTGGCGCAGATGCTCCAGCACCAGCGGGTCGACTACCTCGCCGTGGCCTTTGCCGACGAGGGGGTGCTGTTGCGCGAACGCGGCATCACGATGCCCATTGTCGTGCTGAATGCCGACGCCGACAGCTTCGACCAGATGATCGCCAACCGCCTGGAGCCCGAAATCTACAGCTTCCGGTCGCTCGACGACTTCGCCCGGGCCGTGAACCACGCCGGGGAGATCCGCTATCCGATTCACGTCAAGCTGGATACCGGAATGCACCGCCTGGGATTCATGGAGGGGGAGATCGGGCGGCTGTGCGACGTGCTGAAGGAGCTCCCGGCCGTGAAGGTCGCCTCGGTCTTCTCGCACCTGAACTGCGCCGACATGCCCGGGGAGGATGCCTACACGCGGGCGCAGATCGACCGCTTCGACCGCATGAGCACGCAGCTCGTCGAGGCGCTGCCCTACGCCGTCATCCGCCATACGGCCAACTCGGCGGCCATCGAGCGCTTCCCCGAGGCGCAGTTCGACATGTGCCGCCTCGGGCTGGGGCTCTACGGCTTCGGATGGCAGCACAATCCGGCGCTGCGGCCCGTCTCGGCGCTGAAGACCCGCATCGTGCAGATCAAGCACCTCGAAGCGGGCGATGCGGTCGGATACGGCCGCGCCGGGCGCTTGACCCGCACGACCGTCACGGCCACCGTCCCGATCGGCTATGCCGACGGCCTGGACCGCCACCTCGGGTGCGGGCGCTGGTCGATGCTCGTCGCCGGGCAGCCGGCCCCGATCGTCGGGCGGGTCTGCATGGACAGCTGCATGATCGACATTACGGATATTCCGGGCGTGGAGGAGGGCGACGAGGCCGTCGTCTTCTCGGCCGCCCCGGGCAACGACCTCGAAACCATGGCCCGCGTACTGGATACGATCCCCTACGAGATCATGACCTCCATATCGGGCCGTGTCAAACGCATCTATCTCAAGGAGTAA